The window CAGCTCCTTGGAGTCATTTCCCAGTGCGGTTAAACAGGAAAATTTCAAAGTCCACctaagaaaattatattttagttTAAAGTTTATATTTCCATGCTTTCCAGAATGATAgagtgatttgggttggaagggactttaaagcccatccagttccaccccgtagacatgggcagggacacctcccactggaccaggctgctcaaggccccatccaagctggccttgaacaccttccgggagggggcagccacagcttcactgggcaacctgggtcgcTGCCTCACCACCTTATTTTGTGAAGAgtgtcttcctaatgtctaatctaaatcctcccctcagccatttaaaacatttctcatcatcctgtcactccatgtggttgtaaaatgtccctccccagctttcttggtgacccctttcaggtactggaaggctgcaataaggtctccctgaagcattgtcttctgcaggctgaggaagtACCAGGAGAAGGTcaatatttctttagaaaatccCTTTTGAATGGGCTAGGGATTGGTGGAGGTTGTTTTGTGAATAAGGACAAGCAGGTGTCCTGGTGCCCAGGTCAACCTCCTCGGGGCACTCCTCAGCCGGTAAGGTCTCTGCACGTGCTGCTCCATGGAGATGATTTTTGACTTGTGTGCTGAGCTAAAAATAGTTTAataggtgaaagaaaaaaagacaaaaatccaaCATAAACCCAAACCTAAAACCAATGCAAATATCATCACTTGCCAcctccctcaagcagattgacacccCACCAGTCTACCACCACCTGTCACCTTTAATGATAaaagaccaggctgctcagtcCATGTCAGCATCCACAGAGGAAGTTTAAACATCAAAAATGCACTGAGGTCACGattaaaagaaaggattttgtCATTTGACCAGCTCCATGGGCTCAGCTATCTGTCGGCCACGGCtcctgtggcacctggggacatccACCTTCTTGTCCAGAGGAGTGGGATCCTTCTGGGTtggacaggagggaaaatgcCTTTGTGTGAGCGCAGTGCAGCCCTGGCCGAGGCTCCAGGGCAGCGGGGGATTCTCCACCCCTGGGAGTTCAAACCGAGAAGATTTGACACCTCAGGATGTTCCGTGcacggggctgggctggggctgggggagcccagAGGCTTTTCAGCCTTAATGGTTCTGTGCTGGTGTGACAGAGGGGCCAGAGCCTGGTGTGTCCCCAGCGCCTCCTGCTAGTGCCCCCAGACCAATTTTGGGGCCAGATCCCCTCATTTTGGTGCAGAACCCCCGTTCCAGCCAATGGCTCTgcacccccctcccctccccctggCCCTCAGTGCCCACAGCTCCCCCTGAGCCTGGCAAAAGCACGGGGGACTGGGGAACACCTCCCTTTTGGGTCCAAAAGCCTTGATTTTGGGTACAGGGCCTCCTTTGTGAGCTCAAATCCCCTTTTTGAGCATCAAAGACTCATTTTAAGGCCCAGAGTGTAATTCTTAAGGAATGGAGTCTGATTTTCTGTCCACAGACTCTCTTCTGGAGACAAAAGCCTCTGGAAGTCTGAAAAGCTAATTTTTAGTCCCCAAAGCCTGCTTTTCAGGCAAAAATCACAGGTATCGTTTTAAGGCACAAAACATTGTGTCAGGCTCAAACCCTCAGTTTCAGTTTCAAAGCAGCATTTGTAGGACCCAAACCCTTCTTTGGAGGCTGCAGAGTCTCGTGTAAAGGATAGAACCCCCTCTTTTACAGCTTGAAGCCTGCACTGGAGCTCCCAAAGCCCTGCATTTGGGACCAGAGCTTCGTTTCTTGGGGCCACCGAGGAACCAAGAGATTCTCTTCCCTTGCAGGGCCAAAAGACTCACGAGTAGCAGCACACCCACCCCTTTAGTGCCCAACATCTTACGTTTGGTGCTGAAATCCTCAGTTCCAGGGTTCCAACCTGTTTTTTAGGACCCGTAGATTTTTATGACCCAAAGTTACATTGTAAGAGTCTAAACTCGAATTTTGTGTCTAATCACTCCTTTTGAGAGCCTCATTCTCAAGGCCCAATGCCTGACTTTGAAtttccagtgcctcagtttCAGAGGCCAAACCCTTAGTTATAGGTTCCAAAAGCTAATTTTTATCTTCCCAAGACTCTTTCAGGCAACAAAGCTTCATTTTGAGAGTTATCCACAATTTTGATGGCCCAAAtcctaactctgcccctctcaggatgttgctgcccatggcaggggggttggactagatggatgtttgaggtcccttccaaccccaaccatggTTCTGGCCGTGGCCTCTGTGATGCTGCTCTGTGACGCTGCCCGGTGTCCTaggagacctctctgctgtccaggaCAAGCACCCTCTGGGCTCTCTctccaggaggatctggaggaggcaggtggtctctccgctggcagctgcctgcaccTTGCTCTGTGCGTGAGAAACAAAGCGGCTGCGGTTCAGCCTTCGCAGTGCCCGGTGCTGGTTCTGCCGGAGAGGAAACTCTGCCCCACGGCCAGGGTAGGTCAGGTGTGTCCGTGCCTGCTCCTGCGCAGTCATCGCTCGGAGTTTAATCTCCATGGCAGGGCCTCCAGTTCTTGACGGTTCTGTCAGCTCCTGCTCTTCGGAGGTGGAGCCTGTGCTTCTGGTTATTTTCCACATGAGAGATGTTCCCAGCCCAGGTGGTCCCGTTTTAGTTTGACTGTGCATTGCCCCATGCCCCATGCCCCATGCCTTGCCCCCTGCTCCTTCACTCCAGTTGGATTTGTTTCCCAAGTGCTGTATCGCTGACTCCAGGCCCCAGGCGGGgctgctctgtggggctggagagaaagcagggctgtggggagagctgggagggacGGGGCTGAGCTGGAAAGGGCCCGGGAGAGGacaccagcagtgctggctgagCTGTGTGACCATGCAGGGAGGACAGGCTGCAGAGGGCGAGAGGGGCAGAGCCCAGCCCGGCAGGTGCCGGAGAGAGGAGGCCGGTGGGTGCCCTTGGTGGCAGGGACAGACTGGGGAGGTGCCCAGGGCACTGGTCTCTCCCATCGCCAGCTCCAGCACTGGCCCCTCACCCCAGGCGATGGGTGAGCTTTGCCCTCTGTCCATCTCTTCTACTCCTGCCCATCCACTACCCTTCCCGTGACATTCCTTCTTCCTGACAAGTTCCACTGTGTtaccttttcctctcccctgaCATCATCCTAGCTCTCCATATCTTTCTGTATTTGGGTCCTACCGGAACACTCCCTTCCTGCATTTGCTTCTCTCTGCACTTGGTGCTTGGTTGCAGGCTGCTTAACACCTATTTGTGCACATGGCACGTCATCCCCAGACACCACTGAACCCTTATCCAgtcataaatttttataataaaatcagattttgtgCCCATATAGAAATTTCCAGAAACTGTAATAATCACTTCATGCAATCCCTGTGGGCAGAAGAAATGGCAAAGGGCCCGAGGTGCCCCCTGACTGTAAGGGATTTGTGCCTGTGACACTGCAGGGGCAACAGAAGGAGCACAAGGGATTTGCCCCAGAGACACTGTCAGCAGATCCTGGCAGGTGCCGAAGTGTGAAGGACCCGTGATGCCCCCGTACTGCAAGGGGTTTGCCCGGTGACGCTGCCAGCACGGTCCTGCCCTGAGGAGGCTCCGCTGTGTTTTCCACCTGTATCCAAGGCTTAACCCTGCACAGGTCCTGTGGGGGCTTGGCcagagctcctttcccagccatgttcctgctgctgccccatcACCTCCAGAGACAGAACTGACCTCACCAACCCCTTCACAGTCAGATGTTTCCTACTGGATTCTGAGTTTCTGAGACACAATTGACAGCCTAAGCCCCAACTCATCCATCACCTCCTCATGGCCCAGGACCGGAAAATATAAAAGTACTCTTGCCTCACAACATGAGAAATGGACACAGGGACCTCGGTTCATGGAGGGACATCCAGGTGAAATATtgctggtgcctggcagtgctgcgGTGCTGGGActcctttcccctccacccaccaCCACACGAACTGTCCCTACAGCTCCAAAAAGGCCTTGGAGACAAGATATCAGGAAACAAAAGTCATTGATTATCCCTTTATTTTCTTAGATGCTTCACACGTACTGTGGACTAGTACCCAAACTATCTGGTTTAAATTAACCAAGATCTACAAGTCATTACTAATAGTGAATGGCACATGCACAGTATAATCATGCTACTCTTCCTCTGAAGGAGTGTTGGCTAATTTCTTTAATCATTAACGCTCAGATGCAAGCACACCTTTGGAATATTTAACTTGACCTTCCCTTGAGCAACGGAGTTACAATGCTGTAATCAGTTACACTTCTCAAAGAGGAAGAGTATAAAGATCAGCCAAAGCACAATTTCCCTTTCACTTATCATTTGAAAAGTAGCATCTCAGTTGAATTCTTCCCCCCGAGTAACTGTTCCTTTATATTTTCCCCCTCTTTCACCCTTCTCTAGGTCCAAGTTTTTACCTCACCATCTCGAACCAAGTCTTTATGCACTACTGTTTTGActgcattttcccttttaaaaatttatgtATACCTTGTAAAGTGTTTTGAAGTAGTATATAGGACAGTTACAATCTGTTACAATCTTTAAACACagagagagcacagctcctcattaaCACAGCCaatcaggaagaaaagagaagacagtGAATTAAAACCAGAATGACAACATTATTGCAACTGAAAAGCCAGCAACACCAACAACAAATAGAGAAGCCAGTCTGGGCCTGCCATGAGTTGCATGATAACTGCTATGCAGAAGACAATGAGCAGTTCATTACTTCAGGAAACCATCCAGTTATCAGTCTCCTAAgtgcatccttgagctgctggttcctcaagctgtagataagggggttcagtgctggaggaaccactgagtacagaaatgaCAGCACCAGGTCCAGGGATTGAGAGGAGACAGAGTGGGGCTTCAGGTAGGCAAATACTGCATTGCTGAGAAAGAGGGAGACCacggccaggtgagggaggcaggtggaaaaggctttgtgccgtccctgctccgaggggatcctcagcacagccctgaagatctgcacataggacaccgcaatgaaaacaaaacagccacatGCTACTAAGACACTGACCACAAGAAGCCTGGCTTCCCTgaggtaggagtgtgagcaggagagcttgaggatgtgggggatttcacagaagaactgttccagggcattgccctggcacaggggcagggaaaatgtattggccgtgtgcagcagagcagtgagaaacccagcgccccaggcagctgctgccatgtggacacaagctctgctgcccaggagggtcccgtagtgcagggggttgcagatggcaacgtagcggtcgtaggacatgatggtgagaagataatattctgctgaaatgagaaagatatggagaaagacttgggaAACACATCCTGCATAGGAAATGACCTTGCTGTCCCAaagggaattggccatggatttggggacagtggtggagatggagcccaGGTCTAGGAGggagaggttgaggaggaagaagtacatgggggtgtggaggtggtggtcacaggcgatggtgatgatgatgaggccgttgcccaggagggcagccaggtagatgcccaggaagagccagaagtgcaagagctgcagctcccgtgtgtctgcgagtgccaggaggaggaactgggtgatggagctgctgttggacatgtGCTGCCTCTGGGCATGGAGAACTATCTTAGGAGGAaaggacagtgacaagttaGGGGAGACGTCTCTGAGcaaaaatcaaagccatttctcatTCCCTCCCCTGCTGCACACACCCTGCCCCTGTTCTTGCagcccttcctccagctccgtgcctggagccctgcttaGTGCCAGCTGAAtttgctggaggagcagagcctctTCCCGCTGCCTGCgaggagtcagccctgctctgcagcaggggctCATGGGGACAGTGTGGACAGTACTGGTGTTCTAGTTTTCAAGTTAAGACTGCACCTAATGCAAAAGGGCTTCTCAGTGTCTGCAGTCCCAGTGCCAAGAATCCACAATTCCCAAACTGTTTCAGAGGGTGAGGGTTTTTTACAGCTCTGTACCATCTTGGCTGGAGATCTTCATGGATGTCAGAAACCCCCAGTATTTCTGTTGCTGCgggcagctgtgatgctgagaaaagcctgggtttgCTGGATGAAACAGAA is drawn from Phaenicophaeus curvirostris isolate KB17595 unplaced genomic scaffold, BPBGC_Pcur_1.0 scaffold_55, whole genome shotgun sequence and contains these coding sequences:
- the LOC138734062 gene encoding olfactory receptor 14A16-like encodes the protein MSNSSSITQFLLLALADTRELQLLHFWLFLGIYLAALLGNGLIIITIACDHHLHTPMYFFLLNLSLLDLGSISTTVPKSMANSLWDSKVISYAGCVSQVFLHIFLISAEYYLLTIMSYDRYVAICNPLHYGTLLGSRACVHMAAAAWGAGFLTALLHTANTFSLPLCQGNALEQFFCEIPHILKLSCSHSYLREARLLVVSVLVACGCFVFIAVSYVQIFRAVLRIPSEQGRHKAFSTCLPHLAVVSLFLSNAVFAYLKPHSVSSQSLDLVLSFLYSVVPPALNPLIYSLRNQQLKDALRRLITGWFPEVMNCSLSSA